The following proteins come from a genomic window of Spirochaetaceae bacterium:
- a CDS encoding bifunctional precorrin-2 dehydrogenase/sirohydrochlorin ferrochelatase — translation MASIGTPEGAQFNPHFQVGLNVAGRRCLVIGGGAEALDKTLRLLDARARVLLVAPELCAGLADLQAAGRVDWRQRRYRSDDLRGACLIINTERSDPVLCERVFTAAQRSRIPINTYDLPQYSTLAMAALVTCGHLRISISTSNAAPAAAGRLRRDLADLLAGTPDLEEFMAVLGEIRGLAKQHVANPGERRALLRGLASGLRLHGTIELPRGWRNRLASVEAQLRQHPQPGGGDGIP, via the coding sequence TTGGCTTCCATTGGTACGCCTGAGGGCGCGCAGTTCAACCCCCACTTCCAGGTCGGCCTCAACGTCGCGGGCCGGCGCTGCCTGGTGATCGGCGGCGGCGCCGAGGCACTCGACAAGACGCTGCGCCTGCTCGATGCCCGTGCTCGCGTGCTGCTCGTAGCGCCGGAGTTGTGCGCCGGTTTGGCCGATCTGCAGGCCGCCGGTCGCGTCGATTGGCGGCAGCGGCGCTACCGTTCCGACGACCTGCGCGGCGCTTGCCTGATCATCAACACCGAACGCTCCGATCCTGTCCTGTGCGAACGGGTGTTCACCGCGGCGCAACGCAGTCGCATACCGATCAACACCTATGACCTCCCGCAGTACTCGACGCTGGCGATGGCCGCCCTGGTCACCTGCGGCCACCTGCGCATCAGCATCAGCACCAGCAACGCCGCCCCCGCCGCGGCCGGCCGGCTGCGCCGCGACCTTGCCGACCTGCTTGCCGGCACCCCGGACCTGGAGGAATTCATGGCTGTCCTCGGCGAGATCCGCGGCTTGGCGAAGCAGCACGTTGCCAACCCCGGCGAGCGGCGCGCCCTGCTTCGCGGACTGGCCTCCGGGCTGCGCCTGCACGGTACGATCGAGCTGCCCCGCGGCTGGCGTAACCGACTCGCCTCGGTCGAGGCACAACTGCGGCAGCACCCGCAACCGGGCGGCGGTGACGGAATCCCGTAG